The Bombus pascuorum chromosome 11, iyBomPasc1.1, whole genome shotgun sequence genome includes the window CGTTTCTGTGCTCGCATTGTTAACAATGCACAGTACTACtaattaggaaattattcTATCTCTAAATTGTGTATTCATTGTTATATTCGATTGTATATTCTTAGTAATCCATATATGTAGTACACAACGCTACATTTGTATCGTTCGGGGACGGATAATGTCGGAAAGCCGATGACTGTTAAACTATTTTAAGACCATAAACTGGCAATGTGTATCATCGGAAGTGTAAATATTTCAGTGGGAGTACATTTAGTTATTGATTCATAAATACAATTCATCTGAAGACTGTATACAGGATGCTGTTACATTCAGGGGCCTAGATTATATTCACGTAAAATGTGACTCTCGTTACAcagttttctttcatattttcattcgttcgtgtttctcttcttttttttcttttttatcgtttttccTTCCTCTTACTATTTAATCCGTCAAAACGTATTACTATTCGCGATAATAAGCATACAATGCAagcatttcgaaatttccgaCACAGTGACTTAATTACGCCCGCCCCCGCAATCCTATTCAACATAACATTAAGTAAAATTcacacattttttaatttttatttcatttcttccgTAGCCAGAAACGCCctacatgtattttatttgaataaaggTCACTTTCCCGCAGTTAAATCGATAAAGCATCACATCGTAAATTCTCATTaagtttgaatttagtatttctaatatatatatatatatatcacgCGCACTTATATTCCTCTCGCACAATTTCTCACATACATGCATCATCGTGACGTACTCGTTATCCCGTCCGTTCGCTAAGTTCATTTTTTccacctttttttttctcctaattaattttcgacatcgataaaaaattatatatatttcgataattatttcatcattaattaattattatatcttattgttCCATTAAAGTTTAAACTAAACTGTTCTGTGTGGTATGCATATCCTGGCAAGTACCGcactcatatatatatatttatatatttataataaagtatCATTTTTACTTATTATCAGTatcctttatatttattactagaatCATGAATTGATGATTCATGACTCTATACATCTCACAATATTTCAAACTACAATTCTTTAAGATTAATTAGGATTggtgcaaataatattaatcaattGAATCTACGCAGTCCGATCATAGAGCATCGCGCACGGTAATCCGTCCGACCTTAAAAGAAATTGCATAAACGTGAACTTTTTTATTGATCTGATTTAATAACTATCGATCTCAATAATCATTCACTCCTTTCTCtcgtattgtattttttcacttttttgtAAGAACGTGgcgtgaaatttaattattttttaaattgatatgACTGATAAATTAAGAAACCGATGTTTgggaaatgttttaaaaataatctaataataattttcctataaataattgatcctataaattatttcctaGCGCTattaatattgcaatataCACCATCTCGTGAAGAAACTCACATGTTTGAACGATGGCGACTTGAAATCAAAATAACATTCATTATGATATTTCAGCATATTTCCACTTTCTCCTTAACCTCGTATTTTTTTAAGGCtcacaaaatttcatattattacaaatgttTTGATTTCATCTAGGGTGAGCTGCtctattaaattaatctttttaattacacgtACGTGCTTTAACAGCCAAGAAAGAACATAAATCGGTATATCACATCATTATGCAAAAGCAATTCAGCTTTCAAAATCtttgactttctttttttttcttttttttgttatttaattgaGCAGACAGATAAATTAGACAGAAATTGATATGAATATTGATGAACTTGGAGTACCTGCGCGAACTAGTCTCATTCAGTCCTCTCAGGTACTTATTCATTGATACTGCAAAACAAAATTTGCTAGAATCATGTCTAATGTCCActcgaaattttatacaaaaatttctacaaaGACAAGAATATCCTCTTGCCTACCTGAAACAAAATTCatcaaatttgataatttttgtttaattcagAATTGTAACAAATAGCAAAGTACATAGAAAGATGAATTTTCGCGACTTgaatagaaagaatattttttctttgttcgattatcaaattttccatttctgtATTTGTTCTTGTGTATTGTCTAGTAGGTATTAAATTAACTTGTTAAGGACAAAATATTACGacaacaaaattatattagaaacgtttagaaagtaaataataaatcagtGCATGATTTGTATTCAAGGAATACAGAAGGTGAATTCTTGCTTGTCGCTGTATGACATTTAATCTGCTCTATTAGCGtgatattattgtaaaataaacattttatgcaaaattcaACCCTTCCGTTCTCCTTATATATACCGTCacgagaataataataattaaatgggTTCGAAAAAAGTAGCGCTCTTGTTGCTTTACGAACGACACGAATGATCAGCTATcatttagaatatttgtaGACGCCACGGTGTGTGACAAATCCGTCCGtaataaaataggaaaattaatcGCGTCAATTCCCTTCGCGCGGTAACCAACATGgctagaatttttcaaaacgaGGTTCGTTGCGCGAAATGCAGGACGTTCAGGAAAGAATTTTGTACTTTTCTAACAAGGAGAGGCACGAGGTATAACACTAATTTTTCGATCAGCTTTTGTATAATGATAGAACTGGAAATATTAATCGTCTGCCCGCAAAATGGAGTactatatttcaatattttaaattccatCATTACGGTAAAGCTTATCGAAAAATTAGCATCGCGCCTCAGGATCTCTCTTTGTAAGATCATTCGCTCGCTAGCGTAAAGGAACATGTTACTCCAAATAGAAAAACCTTTTTCAAGAACCCAGTAAAGATGTTTACACAGATATTTTTGTACCATGATCAGTATCGATTTATATCTTCGAGCGTTTAACCTGACGTGACTTGGCAGTACGACGAGGTTTCTTTCCGGCGTCGCTCGGTGCTTCCTCTGTGGTGGATTTCCGTTTTGAAAGTAGTGAAGGCACAGGAGCCTTTGGTGGTGCCATTTCCACGGTTGGTTGTGGCGGCGCTGGCGGTGGTGGTGACGATGGTTGTTGTGTAACTGGTGGTTGTGGTGCCACTTCGGTAAGGCTCTGTGCATCTGCTATGGGAATGAAGTCTAATCCTTCATCAAGCGTTTCTGGCAATACACCTTGATTCGTTAAAGCTTGTAAATCCTCCGTTGGGGCTAGCACAGATTGCCCACAGACAACACATACGGGTATCGCCGGAGACTTAGATCGCCAATACTGAAGCTCTGTTTTACACTTGTTCAATTCCTATGCAATATACAATCACAATTTCATAAACTATGAAATAGTAGAGAAACATacgaataattagaaatatcattttagattttagatatgtttaactaatatttttaGCCACATTGGCACACATCTTTTCTGTTGTGTGTTATTTCTTACAAGTACCAAGAGTACCTTAGTAAATACCTGTAGGAGTGTGCTAAATTTACGAGAGGTTTCCTCGTTCTTCTTGTCGTTTTCATCAAGACGTGTAGCATATTCAACAATCTGTTTCTGTTGTTCTGCTATCTTTGCTTTGCAACTCCTCAAATCTCTACGCATTAATGTTAGTTGACTATTATATCGTTTCATGCcttgtttaattttacgaatccGTTTTCGTAACACCATATTCGACTGTGGAGGTGACACATTAGATTCTAAGAGACCAGGATCATCCGAAGAGTGTGGAGGGGAACCTTCTCCACTATTGCTTCCTGATTTACCAGTTCCAACAGCTAAAGGTGCAGAGTCTAGGCACATGAATGGCTTATTCACAGTACTAGAAGCtgtaa containing:
- the LOC132912041 gene encoding F-box only protein 28, producing MVSTRQSSSMGGSNGGGSTAEVTDVNSSRRQQSVAMTSSYSGASVSEPPPYRNLNLLDLPVEILDKIFSYLDYNTVAHLRPICHQMDRVCGSILNSTFQKLQAQMLSRFQAIKAQMPRRESARRNHPLACESDIIETLHMRLTLLQMSFGKHIERKHCCFFPGEILDEVYRILHYIKVTPKLARPYKVTDELFDLSTMAMEYFKERIEPTLPEIPYFGADFLDLAGTFSSSSTVNKPFMCLDSAPLAVGTGKSGSNSGEGSPPHSSDDPGLLESNVSPPQSNMVLRKRIRKIKQGMKRYNSQLTLMRRDLRSCKAKIAEQQKQIVEYATRLDENDKKNEETSRKFSTLLQELNKCKTELQYWRSKSPAIPVCVVCGQSVLAPTEDLQALTNQGVLPETLDEGLDFIPIADAQSLTEVAPQPPVTQQPSSPPPPAPPQPTVEMAPPKAPVPSLLSKRKSTTEEAPSDAGKKPRRTAKSRQVKRSKI